One Gloeothece verrucosa PCC 7822 DNA window includes the following coding sequences:
- a CDS encoding DUF2442 domain-containing protein gives MLKDIIEVTPLENYKLYLKFEDGQEGIVELNQIIEFTGVFEPLKNLDTFKQVKIHPEWGTIYWENGADLDPDVLYSIITNKPIPQYRQSAIFK, from the coding sequence ATGTTAAAAGATATCATTGAAGTTACTCCTTTAGAGAACTATAAACTCTACCTGAAATTTGAAGACGGACAAGAAGGAATAGTTGAACTTAACCAAATTATTGAATTTACAGGAGTTTTTGAACCCTTAAAAAATTTAGACACTTTTAAACAAGTAAAAATTCATCCAGAATGGGGAACAATTTATTGGGAAAATGGAGCAGATTTAGATCCAGATGTTCTCTATTCAATCATCACCAATAAACCTATTCCTCAATATCGACAAAGTGCAATATTTAAATAA
- a CDS encoding Uma2 family endonuclease encodes MLSNPLVITLPPSIKLDDDQLFELCDINDHLVIQRDTKTGDLLIMTPAGGDTSNRNLSLSAQLYNWTEKDGTGMAFDSSGGFRIKGASRDPMNPDAAWLTLDRWNSLTPEEKIKFPPLCPDFVVELRSPSDSVVSLQRKMQEWIFLGVKLGWLIDRKNRQVYIYRSDKTEECLDNPTSLTGEPLLVGFVLDMNKIW; translated from the coding sequence ATGCTGTCAAATCCATTAGTAATCACTTTGCCTCCTTCTATTAAACTTGATGATGATCAGTTGTTTGAGTTGTGTGATATCAATGATCATTTAGTTATTCAACGAGATACAAAAACCGGAGATTTATTAATTATGACCCCAGCCGGAGGAGACACCAGTAATCGGAATTTAAGTTTAAGTGCCCAACTTTATAATTGGACAGAAAAAGATGGGACTGGAATGGCTTTTGATTCTAGTGGCGGATTTCGCATCAAAGGAGCCTCTAGGGACCCCATGAATCCTGATGCCGCTTGGCTCACTTTAGACCGTTGGAATAGTTTAACTCCCGAAGAAAAAATCAAGTTCCCGCCTCTGTGTCCGGATTTTGTTGTAGAATTACGTTCTCCTAGTGATTCGGTTGTTTCTTTACAACGAAAAATGCAAGAGTGGATTTTTTTAGGAGTAAAATTAGGCTGGTTAATTGACCGGAAAAATCGCCAGGTTTATATTTACCGTAGCGATAAAACCGAGGAATGTTTAGATAATCCTACTTCGCTCACCGGAGAGCCTCTACTGGTAGGTTTTGTCTTAGATATGAATAAAATTTGGTAA
- the cobJ gene encoding precorrin-3B C(17)-methyltransferase, which translates to MSLSLFTEFQPLAAIATTPSAAETLYPLCQTIGATLHLPDSLTPFNNSQTYTISLKEHLATLWKTQRTLIFCLATGAVVRLIAPLLEDKSTDPAIIVIDQTGKWVISLCSGHTGGADRLAELIATELDATPIITGASANLGLPAIDILGLPFGWRKGEGDWTQVSAAIARQEKVQVIQEVGSTLWQDHLPENHPFYFGFPEADQAIIPAARIWISATKRQFAEKSDFPRVQWHPRVLWVGIGCIRGTSRQLIETAIEQVFQRYHLATAAIAGLATIDLKADETGLLEYCIEKQLPLKTFAAEVLGGIEVPNPSEIVSQEVGTKSVAEASALSAVSPQKAALIVPKQIIKSEQEMGAVTIAIAQSDLEYTGKIGQLWLVGIGPGKLDQMTPAAMTAIKQADVIIGYSLYLELIKPLQRKGQIVESFPITQEQKRAQRAIELAQWGLTVAVISSGDCGIYGMAGLVLEELQQAGWDGHNPKLEVFAGISAIQAAASRVGAPLMHDFCTISLSDLLTPWQVIEKRLEAAAKADFVTGIYNPRSQTRTGQIIKAQEIFLKFRNPNTPVAIVHSAYREQEQITLTTLEKMLDFPIDMLTTVIIGNCSTRQYANWLITPRGYIS; encoded by the coding sequence TTGAGTCTATCTCTATTTACTGAGTTTCAACCCCTAGCAGCGATCGCCACCACGCCAAGCGCCGCCGAAACCTTATATCCTCTGTGCCAAACCATCGGCGCAACTCTTCATCTCCCTGACTCGCTAACTCCCTTCAATAACAGCCAAACTTACACAATTTCGCTCAAAGAACATCTCGCTACCCTCTGGAAGACTCAGCGAACCCTGATCTTTTGTTTGGCTACTGGCGCAGTAGTACGTTTAATCGCCCCTTTACTAGAAGATAAATCCACCGATCCGGCCATTATAGTCATTGATCAAACCGGTAAATGGGTCATTAGTTTATGTAGTGGTCATACTGGAGGGGCAGATCGTCTGGCCGAGTTAATTGCTACTGAATTAGATGCTACCCCTATTATCACGGGTGCATCAGCCAATTTAGGATTGCCGGCTATCGATATTTTAGGGCTTCCTTTTGGCTGGCGTAAAGGGGAGGGAGATTGGACCCAAGTTAGCGCCGCCATCGCCCGTCAAGAAAAAGTACAGGTGATTCAAGAAGTGGGTTCAACCCTATGGCAAGATCATTTACCGGAGAATCATCCTTTCTATTTTGGGTTTCCAGAAGCCGATCAGGCAATTATCCCCGCCGCTAGAATTTGGATCAGTGCCACCAAACGGCAATTTGCCGAAAAATCGGATTTTCCGCGAGTTCAATGGCATCCACGAGTTTTATGGGTAGGAATAGGATGTATCCGAGGCACCTCTCGACAACTGATAGAAACGGCTATAGAACAAGTGTTTCAACGATATCATCTAGCAACCGCAGCGATCGCGGGTTTAGCGACGATTGATCTTAAAGCTGATGAAACAGGACTATTAGAATACTGTATTGAGAAACAATTACCTCTAAAAACATTTGCGGCTGAAGTGTTGGGGGGTATTGAGGTTCCCAACCCTTCAGAAATTGTCTCTCAAGAAGTCGGAACTAAAAGCGTTGCTGAAGCATCGGCTTTATCTGCTGTTTCCCCTCAAAAAGCCGCTTTAATTGTCCCTAAACAGATTATCAAATCTGAACAAGAAATGGGGGCAGTAACCATAGCCATTGCTCAATCTGACTTAGAATATACAGGAAAAATCGGACAATTATGGTTAGTGGGAATTGGTCCAGGAAAGTTAGATCAAATGACTCCGGCTGCCATGACGGCCATTAAACAAGCAGATGTCATTATTGGCTATTCTCTTTACCTTGAACTGATTAAACCCTTACAACGAAAGGGACAAATCGTCGAATCATTTCCCATTACTCAAGAACAAAAACGGGCACAAAGAGCCATAGAATTAGCCCAATGGGGATTAACTGTAGCGGTCATTTCTTCAGGGGATTGTGGCATTTATGGCATGGCCGGTTTAGTTTTAGAAGAATTACAACAAGCGGGATGGGATGGACATAATCCCAAGCTAGAAGTCTTTGCCGGTATAAGCGCTATACAAGCCGCCGCCTCAAGGGTAGGCGCTCCTCTGATGCACGATTTTTGTACGATTAGTTTAAGTGATTTGTTAACGCCTTGGCAAGTGATTGAAAAGCGATTAGAAGCGGCAGCAAAAGCCGATTTTGTCACGGGAATTTATAACCCACGCTCGCAAACTCGAACCGGACAAATTATTAAAGCACAAGAGATATTTTTAAAATTCCGTAATCCTAATACGCCTGTGGCCATTGTTCATTCAGCTTATCGGGAACAGGAACAAATTACCCTGACCACTCTCGAAAAGATGTTAGATTTTCCTATTGATATGTTGACCACAGTCATTATCGGCAATTGTAGCACTCGTCAGTATGCTAATTGGCTGATTACACCCCGAGGCTATATCAGTTAA
- a CDS encoding phytanoyl-CoA dioxygenase family protein translates to MAFNLINKLLPFSPFNLKTNPDIPWLDQPNAQAQLEQKFKQKKFNKQTYKLLSNWIDQGYIVVKNVIPEILIDQLVDELANLFFLDVPLEGFQIEGIQMEGLAASLAHKDVLNLDRETRKKLVNYIWRVHAFHERSNLAKAIFENPQLQELVSGILGKPSIPKYSINFLHGTEQPLHEDMAVFYINPVNYLVGVWIALEDISKDSGPLIVCPGSHKNTTVKSFFPNYPEQNLKNSEPEKMPLYNEYVKSRAEQFPKKEFIAQKGDVLLWHGMLIHGGAKINNPALTRKSMVIHFVGQDCDWIANAKGPFNW, encoded by the coding sequence ATGGCTTTTAATTTAATCAATAAATTACTTCCTTTTTCTCCCTTTAATTTAAAAACTAATCCAGATATTCCTTGGTTAGATCAGCCTAACGCTCAAGCACAATTAGAGCAAAAATTTAAACAAAAAAAGTTTAATAAACAGACTTATAAACTTTTATCTAATTGGATAGATCAGGGCTATATTGTCGTCAAAAATGTTATTCCTGAAATATTAATTGATCAGTTAGTCGATGAATTAGCAAATCTATTTTTTCTAGATGTTCCTCTGGAAGGATTCCAAATTGAAGGAATACAGATGGAAGGTTTGGCGGCAAGTCTAGCTCATAAAGATGTTCTCAATTTAGACCGAGAAACTCGAAAAAAATTAGTTAATTATATTTGGAGAGTTCACGCTTTTCATGAACGCTCAAACCTAGCCAAAGCCATTTTTGAAAACCCGCAACTGCAAGAATTAGTGAGTGGCATTTTGGGCAAACCTTCTATTCCTAAATATTCGATAAATTTTTTACATGGAACTGAACAGCCGCTTCATGAAGACATGGCCGTATTTTATATTAATCCCGTAAATTATTTAGTCGGCGTTTGGATTGCGCTAGAAGACATTTCTAAAGATTCAGGCCCTCTGATTGTTTGTCCGGGTTCTCATAAAAATACAACAGTTAAAAGTTTTTTTCCCAACTATCCAGAACAAAATTTAAAGAATAGTGAACCGGAAAAAATGCCTTTATATAATGAATATGTAAAATCCCGAGCAGAACAATTTCCCAAAAAAGAATTTATTGCTCAGAAAGGAGATGTACTTCTCTGGCATGGGATGCTGATTCATGGAGGAGCAAAAATTAACAATCCTGCTTTAACCCGCAAATCTATGGTCATTCATTTTGTGGGGCAAGATTGTGATTGGATTGCTAATGCCAAAGGCCCTTTTAACTGGTAG
- a CDS encoding phage holin family protein has translation MPRFLITWIVTAVSLMITANIVPGIEIKSWTTAAIGAIILGLVNAVVRPILKILTFPITILTLGLFLFIINAICFSLVGYLSGFKINSFWDALIGSIVFSLVSWGINLLIGNKK, from the coding sequence ATGCCACGTTTTTTAATAACTTGGATTGTTACTGCTGTATCTTTGATGATTACAGCCAATATTGTTCCTGGGATTGAAATTAAAAGTTGGACAACGGCAGCAATAGGAGCGATTATTTTAGGATTGGTCAATGCAGTTGTCAGACCCATTTTAAAAATTTTAACTTTTCCCATAACCATTCTAACGTTAGGATTATTTTTATTTATAATCAATGCTATCTGTTTTTCCTTGGTTGGATATTTGAGTGGATTTAAGATCAACAGTTTTTGGGATGCTTTAATAGGCTCAATTGTTTTTTCCTTGGTTTCTTGGGGCATTAATTTATTAATCGGTAATAAAAAATAG
- a CDS encoding class I SAM-dependent methyltransferase: MGKINKTTVAAFVMPDFEQFVKTIYSKDLEEKKTWYSSVAVAYDKTRPRYPQELIKPVLELAQLPPDATILEIGCGPGTATVSFAEKGFKMVCLEPSLEACQLAQKNCQAYPKVEIKNSTFEEWQPDTEKFDAVLAATSFHWVKAEIVCSKAAEILKDDGSLILLWNTPPQPSYEVFHPLLEIYQQKAPSLAGYAGYEDLKIHQENLRKLGIKVIESGLFKNLVYEQIVCEVTYTVDDYLGLLSTLSPYIMLESQVRVSLFESLRERLLSLCGNSLQLSHISAFQITQKS; this comes from the coding sequence GTGGGTAAAATTAATAAAACAACTGTAGCCGCTTTTGTCATGCCCGACTTTGAACAATTCGTCAAAACCATTTATTCCAAAGACTTAGAAGAGAAAAAGACTTGGTATTCTTCAGTCGCCGTTGCTTATGATAAAACCCGACCTCGTTACCCTCAAGAACTCATTAAACCTGTCCTAGAATTAGCCCAACTGCCCCCCGATGCCACTATTCTAGAAATCGGATGTGGCCCAGGTACTGCGACAGTAAGCTTTGCCGAAAAAGGCTTTAAAATGGTCTGTCTCGAACCGAGTTTAGAAGCTTGTCAACTAGCACAAAAAAACTGTCAAGCTTATCCTAAAGTAGAGATTAAAAATAGTACCTTTGAAGAGTGGCAACCGGATACTGAGAAATTTGATGCTGTTCTTGCCGCTACTTCTTTTCACTGGGTAAAAGCTGAAATAGTTTGCTCTAAAGCGGCAGAAATTTTAAAAGATGATGGTTCTCTTATTTTGCTCTGGAATACTCCCCCTCAACCCTCTTATGAAGTGTTTCACCCGTTGCTAGAAATCTATCAACAAAAGGCTCCCTCTTTGGCAGGATACGCCGGCTATGAAGACTTAAAAATTCATCAAGAAAACCTGAGAAAGTTGGGTATAAAAGTCATTGAATCCGGTTTATTTAAGAATCTAGTCTATGAACAGATAGTCTGTGAAGTCACTTATACGGTTGATGATTATTTGGGACTTTTGAGTACCTTGTCGCCCTATATTATGTTAGAGTCGCAGGTGAGAGTTTCTTTGTTTGAAAGTTTGAGAGAACGACTTTTAAGTCTCTGCGGCAATAGCCTTCAATTGTCCCATATCTCCGCTTTTCAAATTACACAAAAAAGTTAA
- a CDS encoding DUF4160 domain-containing protein gives MPEISRFLGIIITMYYNDHPPPHFHVRYNQQKALIDLENLSVLEGKLTPRILGLVIEWAALHQTELLENWQLARDNQPLNSIEPLE, from the coding sequence ATGCCAGAAATTAGTCGGTTTTTAGGAATTATTATTACTATGTATTATAATGACCATCCGCCACCTCATTTTCATGTTCGCTATAACCAACAAAAAGCTCTTATTGACCTAGAAAATTTATCGGTTTTAGAAGGTAAACTAACTCCTCGAATTTTAGGCTTAGTCATAGAATGGGCTGCTTTACATCAAACAGAATTGTTAGAAAACTGGCAATTAGCTAGAGATAATCAGCCTTTAAACTCCATTGAACCTTTAGAATAA
- a CDS encoding DUF3084 domain-containing protein, translating into MTSAFILITAILILGGLIAALGDRIGSKIGKKKLRLFNLRPRQTAVLVTIVTGIAIAGSTLALLFSLSKSLRQGVFDLDKLLNERRDAIKKLETNLQTVKEEKTSIEKELNIAQTKQTSIQKRLSQLNKDFKKSRSQFDQVSSQLTILRSDIQSLLEERQDLVEQRQKLTQTIENIQKQVQEKDQQLTERENSLAQQDKKLAQQNQQLTQQDQIIAENQSRIQQLEKAKNKLQNQIKQRDSKISFLDKAIAQKDENLKSREEKLGELENQLAFLKREVEVLEQYYQNYQDLRERKIAILKGQVLSLGAFRLTRPESDTIIKVIDQLLQEANRTAIMATRPESKNTDERLVKITKAQVEQLIQTLKDGGEYVVRIISAGNYVLGEQEIRVFADVVPNQKIFDEEQEIAAVSIDSGNLTEEEIQKRLDILLSAAQFRARRQGILGTIQIGDGSLTKLVQFIQQVNSSEQPLDEIQAVASEPTYTAGPLKLRLVAVRDGKVIFST; encoded by the coding sequence ATGACTAGCGCCTTTATCCTAATTACAGCAATCCTGATTTTAGGAGGGTTAATCGCTGCATTAGGAGATCGCATAGGAAGCAAGATCGGCAAAAAAAAGCTGAGATTATTTAATCTGCGTCCTCGTCAGACAGCAGTGCTTGTTACTATTGTAACAGGGATAGCCATTGCAGGTTCAACCTTGGCGTTGTTATTTAGTTTAAGTAAGTCTCTACGTCAAGGCGTTTTTGACCTGGATAAATTGCTCAATGAACGTCGAGATGCCATTAAAAAACTTGAAACCAATTTACAAACCGTTAAAGAAGAGAAAACCTCTATAGAAAAAGAATTAAATATCGCTCAAACTAAACAGACATCAATTCAAAAACGTCTTTCTCAGCTAAATAAAGATTTTAAAAAATCTCGAAGTCAATTTGATCAAGTATCGAGTCAATTAACAATTTTACGCTCGGATATTCAATCTCTATTAGAAGAACGTCAAGATCTGGTGGAGCAAAGGCAAAAGTTAACCCAAACCATTGAGAATATTCAAAAGCAAGTACAAGAAAAAGATCAACAATTAACTGAACGAGAAAATAGCCTAGCTCAACAAGATAAAAAACTTGCCCAACAAAATCAACAATTAACTCAACAAGATCAAATTATTGCCGAAAATCAGTCTCGGATTCAACAATTAGAAAAAGCGAAAAATAAATTACAAAACCAAATTAAGCAACGTGATAGTAAAATTTCTTTCTTAGATAAAGCCATCGCTCAAAAAGATGAAAATCTGAAAAGTCGAGAAGAAAAATTAGGAGAATTAGAAAATCAGTTGGCTTTTCTGAAACGAGAAGTAGAAGTCTTAGAACAATATTATCAAAATTATCAAGACTTACGGGAAAGAAAAATAGCAATTCTTAAAGGACAAGTTCTATCTTTAGGAGCATTTCGCTTAACTCGACCTGAGTCTGATACAATTATCAAAGTGATCGATCAACTTTTACAAGAGGCAAATAGAACCGCCATAATGGCCACTCGACCTGAAAGTAAAAATACAGATGAAAGACTGGTAAAAATTACTAAAGCTCAAGTGGAACAATTAATTCAAACCCTAAAAGATGGGGGAGAATATGTGGTCCGAATAATTTCAGCCGGCAATTATGTTTTAGGAGAACAAGAAATTAGAGTCTTTGCTGATGTGGTTCCCAATCAAAAAATTTTTGACGAAGAACAAGAAATAGCGGCTGTATCTATAGATTCAGGAAATTTGACCGAAGAAGAAATTCAAAAAAGATTAGATATTCTCTTATCAGCCGCTCAATTTAGAGCCAGGAGACAAGGCATTTTAGGGACCATTCAAATTGGAGATGGAAGTTTAACAAAATTGGTTCAGTTTATTCAACAAGTTAACAGCAGTGAACAACCTTTAGATGAAATTCAAGCAGTTGCATCTGAACCCACCTATACCGCCGGACCGCTAAAACTTCGCTTGGTT
- the ntcA gene encoding global nitrogen regulator NtcA, whose protein sequence is MDLSLTQDKPLAAVFRRIGGGNYPPVVESYERGKTIFFPGDPAERVYFLLKGAVKLSRVYEAGEEITVALLRENSVFGVLSLITGERSDRFYHSVAFTPVELLSAPIDQVELALKNNPELSMLMLQGLSSRILQTEMMIETLAHRDMGSRLVSFLLILCRDFGVPTPDGIRIDLKLSHQAIAEAIGSTRVTVTRLLGDLRQEGMISIHKKKITVHNPVALSQQFT, encoded by the coding sequence ATGGATCTATCCCTGACTCAAGATAAACCTTTAGCTGCAGTCTTTCGTCGCATCGGTGGCGGTAACTATCCCCCTGTCGTAGAATCCTATGAGAGAGGAAAAACCATTTTCTTCCCGGGTGATCCGGCAGAGAGAGTTTACTTTCTGCTCAAGGGGGCTGTTAAACTCTCGCGAGTTTATGAAGCCGGAGAAGAAATCACAGTAGCCTTGTTGCGCGAAAATAGCGTATTTGGGGTACTATCTCTCATAACAGGAGAACGCTCAGACCGGTTTTATCATTCTGTGGCCTTTACCCCTGTAGAATTACTTTCAGCACCGATTGATCAGGTAGAGTTAGCCCTCAAAAATAATCCTGAATTATCGATGTTAATGTTACAGGGATTGTCGTCACGGATTTTACAAACCGAGATGATGATTGAAACCTTAGCTCACCGAGATATGGGTTCTCGGTTGGTGAGTTTCTTATTAATTCTGTGTCGAGATTTTGGTGTCCCTACACCAGATGGCATTCGAATTGATTTAAAGCTATCTCACCAGGCGATCGCAGAAGCCATTGGCTCTACCCGAGTCACTGTTACTCGTCTATTAGGAGATTTGCGACAAGAAGGCATGATTTCAATCCATAAGAAAAAAATTACTGTTCATAATCCCGTCGCTCTGAGTCAACAGTTTACTTAA
- the fabI gene encoding enoyl-ACP reductase FabI yields MLDLNGKNALVTGIANNRSIAWGIAQQLHKAGANLGITFLPDDKGRFEKKVRELVEPLNPSIFVPCDVQNQEQIEATFATLADQWGKLDILIHCLAFADKEGLTGDFSAISREAFQQSLEISTYSLTRLAKYAKPLMTEGGSIVTLTYLGGVKVIPNYNLMGIAKAGLDMSVRYLAAELGPHNIRVNGISAGPIRTLASSAVGGILDMIHHVEKTAPLRRTVTQTEVGNTAAFLCSDLSSGITGQIIYVDAGYEIMGM; encoded by the coding sequence ATGTTAGATTTAAACGGAAAGAACGCGCTTGTTACAGGCATTGCCAATAATCGTTCCATCGCTTGGGGGATTGCCCAGCAGTTACACAAAGCCGGAGCCAATCTTGGTATAACCTTTTTACCAGATGATAAAGGACGTTTTGAAAAAAAGGTGCGAGAGTTAGTAGAACCCCTCAATCCTAGCATATTTGTGCCTTGTGACGTACAGAATCAAGAACAGATTGAGGCAACTTTTGCAACCCTCGCTGATCAATGGGGAAAGCTTGACATTTTGATCCATTGTTTGGCTTTTGCCGATAAGGAGGGTTTAACCGGAGATTTTAGTGCTATTTCTCGGGAGGCTTTCCAGCAATCTTTAGAAATTAGTACCTATTCTCTAACCCGTTTGGCTAAATACGCTAAACCTTTGATGACAGAAGGCGGCAGTATTGTCACTCTCACTTATTTAGGGGGAGTGAAAGTCATTCCTAATTATAATTTGATGGGCATTGCTAAGGCCGGTTTAGATATGAGTGTTCGTTATTTGGCGGCTGAGTTAGGACCTCATAACATTCGCGTCAATGGGATTTCTGCCGGACCGATCCGGACTCTGGCTTCTTCTGCGGTGGGCGGTATTTTAGATATGATTCATCATGTAGAAAAAACTGCCCCTTTAAGACGTACTGTCACTCAGACAGAAGTGGGAAATACGGCGGCTTTTTTGTGTAGTGATTTATCGAGTGGCATTACTGGACAAATTATCTACGTGGATGCTGGTTACGAAATCATGGGAATGTAA
- a CDS encoding TIGR03960 family B12-binding radical SAM protein, producing MAVAIEKILTSEIHKPARYLGNELGAKHKPWENAKVRWVLTYPEVYEVGASNLGHIILYNILNSQPRQLCDRTYLPASDLAAKLRATNTALFALESRRSLREFDLLGFSLSYELGATNILEMLDLAGIPLTWQERQNGDYPLIFAGGQTATSNPEPYADFFDFIALGDGEELLPEIGLVIEEAKQAGLNKEELLLDLAQVPGVYVPRFYDLAEDGSVYPNREDVPKRIIRRVATPIPAYSIGLVPYIETVHDRLTMEIRRGCTRGCRFCQPGMLTRPARDVEPEQVVAAIEKGMRATGYNEFSLLSLSCSDYLALPAVGIEIKNRLKNDNITLSLPSQRVDRFDENIANIIGGTRQSGLTFAPEAGTQRMRDVVNKGLTNEELLRGITTAVEQGWDKVKLYFMIGLPGETDLDVIGIAETVRWLRRECQIRGRKRLDFTLTISNFTPKPHTPFQWHSVSTAEFLRKQDLLRQEFQGIKGVKVNYTDVRISAMEDFIGRGDRRLGAVVRRAWELGAGMDSWWENLGKAYRAWQQAIDEAGLTWKYRQVENGEWNLFDHSQIDYDAPLPWDHIESGIDKSWLKTDLQKAIDAATVPDCSFDGCSHCGVCGLDFGHNVVVQPPNIPSFAGHFQPNQDRVQRFRVWFGKQGEMAFVSHLDLVRLWDRVVRRAAIPISFTGGFHPGPRISMANALPLGATSSGEIVDFELTQRMNLEEFQAKLAAQLPADIPIYRVAELSLKAPAATRLLDQAEYFITVGTPELVSDQQWQSWVDAVLNSSEIIMAKTTKSGKVNQVNLRERLYELSIYTEGESPVLRYLGSSRNDGSLLQPEHLVYMLEQVSGQEIELLNIHRQELILADKCVDEVAATP from the coding sequence GTGGCGGTAGCAATCGAGAAGATCTTAACATCGGAAATTCATAAACCGGCTCGCTATTTAGGTAACGAGTTAGGAGCAAAACATAAACCTTGGGAAAATGCTAAAGTCAGATGGGTACTTACTTACCCAGAAGTCTATGAAGTGGGTGCTTCCAATTTAGGACATATTATTCTCTATAACATTCTCAATAGTCAACCGCGCCAACTGTGCGATCGTACTTATTTACCTGCTTCAGACTTAGCCGCTAAATTACGCGCCACCAATACAGCCCTATTTGCCTTAGAGTCTCGCCGCTCCCTGAGAGAGTTTGATCTTCTGGGATTTAGTCTCAGTTATGAACTAGGAGCAACCAATATATTAGAAATGCTAGACTTAGCGGGGATTCCCCTAACCTGGCAAGAACGTCAAAACGGAGATTATCCGCTCATTTTTGCCGGCGGGCAAACAGCCACCTCAAACCCTGAACCCTACGCAGATTTTTTTGACTTTATCGCTTTAGGAGACGGAGAAGAATTACTCCCTGAAATAGGCTTAGTCATCGAAGAAGCCAAACAAGCCGGCTTAAACAAAGAAGAATTATTATTAGATTTAGCCCAAGTCCCGGGGGTTTATGTGCCCAGATTTTATGATCTTGCTGAAGATGGGTCCGTTTATCCCAACCGAGAAGACGTACCCAAAAGAATTATCAGACGAGTCGCTACCCCCATACCGGCTTATTCGATAGGTTTAGTGCCCTACATTGAAACCGTACACGATCGTCTGACGATGGAAATTCGCCGAGGATGCACCCGGGGATGCCGCTTTTGTCAACCGGGAATGCTAACCCGGCCTGCGCGGGATGTAGAACCCGAACAGGTGGTAGCCGCTATCGAAAAAGGCATGAGAGCAACCGGCTATAATGAATTTTCCCTTCTTTCTCTCAGTTGTTCCGACTATCTCGCCCTTCCGGCGGTGGGAATAGAAATTAAAAACCGTCTCAAAAACGACAATATTACTCTGTCTCTTCCTAGTCAACGGGTGGATCGCTTTGATGAAAATATTGCCAATATCATTGGCGGCACTCGTCAGTCTGGGTTAACCTTTGCGCCCGAAGCCGGCACCCAGCGCATGCGAGATGTGGTCAATAAAGGCTTAACCAACGAGGAATTACTCAGAGGGATAACAACCGCCGTAGAACAGGGGTGGGATAAAGTTAAACTCTACTTTATGATCGGGTTGCCCGGAGAAACCGACCTAGATGTGATCGGTATTGCTGAAACAGTGCGCTGGTTGCGTCGAGAATGCCAAATTAGAGGACGAAAGCGACTCGACTTTACCCTGACTATCTCTAACTTTACCCCGAAACCTCATACCCCCTTCCAATGGCACTCCGTCTCTACCGCCGAATTTTTGCGGAAACAAGACTTATTGCGACAAGAATTTCAGGGCATCAAAGGCGTTAAAGTCAATTACACCGATGTCCGCATTTCAGCAATGGAAGACTTTATCGGTAGAGGAGACAGGCGCTTAGGGGCTGTGGTGCGTCGTGCTTGGGAATTAGGAGCCGGTATGGACTCATGGTGGGAAAATTTAGGGAAAGCTTATCGGGCCTGGCAACAGGCCATCGATGAAGCCGGCTTAACCTGGAAGTATCGACAAGTAGAAAACGGTGAATGGAATCTTTTTGATCATTCACAAATTGATTATGATGCCCCCTTGCCTTGGGACCATATTGAGAGTGGCATTGATAAAAGCTGGCTCAAAACTGACTTACAAAAAGCAATTGATGCCGCCACCGTTCCTGACTGTTCTTTTGATGGCTGTTCTCATTGTGGGGTCTGTGGGCTAGATTTTGGCCATAATGTTGTGGTTCAACCGCCAAATATTCCCTCTTTTGCAGGGCATTTTCAGCCCAACCAAGACCGAGTTCAGCGCTTTCGGGTCTGGTTTGGTAAGCAAGGGGAAATGGCTTTTGTGAGTCATTTAGATTTAGTGCGGCTGTGGGATAGGGTAGTCAGAAGGGCGGCTATCCCCATTTCTTTTACTGGGGGTTTTCATCCGGGCCCGAGAATTTCTATGGCTAATGCGCTTCCCTTGGGCGCAACCAGTAGCGGCGAAATTGTGGATTTTGAACTGACTCAACGCATGAATTTAGAGGAGTTTCAAGCTAAATTAGCCGCTCAGTTGCCTGCGGATATCCCGATTTATCGAGTGGCTGAGTTGAGTCTCAAAGCCCCGGCGGCAACTCGGTTATTAGACCAAGCAGAGTATTTTATTACTGTGGGAACTCCGGAGTTAGTCAGTGATCAACAGTGGCAAAGTTGGGTTGATGCTGTGTTAAATTCCTCGGAAATTATCATGGCAAAAACCACGAAATCCGGTAAAGTTAATCAGGTGAATTTACGAGAGCGGCTCTATGAGTTATCGATTTATACTGAGGGTGAGTCTCCCGTTTTACGCTATCTAGGAAGTTCGAGAAATGATGGTTCTCTCCTGCAACCTGAACATCTTGTCTATATGTTAGAACAGGTTTCTGGGCAAGAGATTGAATTGCTGAATATTCATCGTCAGGAGTTGATTTTGGCTGATAAGTGTGTTGATGAAGTGGCGGCTACCCCCTGA